One window of the Trypanosoma brucei gambiense DAL972 chromosome 3, complete sequence genome contains the following:
- a CDS encoding protein transport protein Sec24C, putative, whose translation MSYPHNFDHQAPPLQQLQQQAPPPLPHGSWAPQPNQSPGVPFNGVGPGITGAYGAASASGNAPTAQDWYYNQCPTSASGAPYSNGTNNFAYTPEMQYQPPHAQQQQQQQQLSYKIPSAAAAQPPFPGLGATAASSPHTPATVGQYSEHPPAARHHDVSERNEHRGIPCQENLRSFPAPQSRHSADSERQSTGPPPNYVRPPPRRAVDLVKAPNPNECVPPSSDSLMSNHSNLQFPSGADANISNASVKFFRPTMKWVPASANLVKDSRVPFGAVIAPLCQPVDPQEEVPCVSGYPPVRCQRCRAYVSCHARFTNMGRNWVCPLCSMCNDVSEEYFCNLDNQGQRLDKMQRPELSRGSVEFDVDAYPEYALRNSDDAALEARPLHYLFLLDVSVKAATTFLSDYVDALLRSLHEMAVQYPECRVAFITYASTLHFYNVRHPRMPQMIVSDVCNPFVPLPFTSLCWLTLGTELDLVDAFLLRVPEYASDLRETGCVLGAAVEVAKLVLSGQHGGRVIITAHKAPQNGIGAIKPREQHVLYGTEKEKELLRPLDGYWQTIATTCAKEQISLDLHMFADEYCELVTLSHPCHVTNGRVHLFSNYDSQTDAVELQAVLDQALLEEAGYAGILRVRCSTGLRVQRYHGHFFSQDKHDMDLVHVQGSSSFYVEFAHESKPDSSSAAYFQTALLYTTRRGNRRVRVHSVRIPIASSISSIFDGDTVAVLMAYIHQVISNSVNKGLKYAREQMHQQLLQLLTSYRRVVSQKSTSVLLMPGSLRLMPLYTLCVLKSDAIAEGTTVRIDDRVQKLFHLLTVPTHQCLSYFYPTLYAMHSSMEETFCGAINPETGDCVMPPRKRLFYESITTDGVYILCDEQARSVYLWVGSAVTPEISLELFGTANSAEVGRSVFFDHFGERLRNVLWACLNRDGRMRRLVILHQKDRGEEAFFKQLKEEGEGGTMSYDQLLLKLHKAVGELAL comes from the coding sequence ATGTCGTACCCACACAACTTTGACCACCAGGCGCCACCTCTACAACAACTGCAGCAACAAGCACCTCCTCCATTACCACACGGGTCGTGGGCTCCGCAGCCAAACCAGAGTCCAGGTGTACCATTTAATGGTGTGGGTCCGGGGATAACGGGAGCTTACGGCGCGGCAAGTGCCTCGGGTAACGCACCTACGGCACAGGATTGGTACTACAACCAATGCCCTACTTCGGCTTCCGGTGCACCTTATAGCAATGGGACGAACAACTTCGCCTACACACCCGAGATGCAGTACCAACCGCCGCacgcgcagcagcaacagcagcagcaacaactgtCGTATAAAATTCCATCGGCGGCGGCAGCCCAACCACCATTCCCAGGCCTCGGTGCGACGGCGGCAAGTTCTCCCCACACGCCCGCTACCGTTGGTCAATATTCTGAACACCCACCTGCCGCCCGGCACCACGACGTTTCGGAACGCAACGAGCATCGGGGAATTCCTTGTCAGGAGAACTTACGTTCCTTTCCTGCGCCTCAGTCACGGCATAGTGCAGATTCAGAGAGACAGTCCACCGGCCCTCCACCTAATTATGTGCGTCCTCCTCCGAGACGCGCTGTGGACCTCGTTAAGGCGCCTAACCCTAATGAGTGTGTACCTCCTTCCTCGGACAGTCTCATGTCCAACCACTCTAACCTCCAGTTTCCATCTGGTGCAGATGCCAACATTAGCAACGCAAGCGTAAAGTTTTTTCGACCGACGATGAAGTGGGTGCCCGCAAGTGCCAATCTCGTGAAGGACAGCCGCGTGCCATTTGGGGCTGTGATTGCCCCTCTTTGCCAACCCGTTGATCCGCAGGAAGAGGTTCCGTGTGTTTCCGGTTACCCACCCGTTCGGTGTCAGCGCTGCCGAGCTTATGTTTCTTGTCACGCGCGCTTTACAAACATGGGTCGAAACTGGGTTTGCCCTCTCTGCAGTATGTGCAACGATGTGAGCGAAGAGTACTTCTGCAACTTAGATAATCAGGGCCAGCGGTTGGATAAGATGCAGCGACCAGAACTTTCACGGGGGAGCGTGGAGTTCGACGTGGATGCATATCCTGAGTATGCGTTACGGAACAGCGATGATGCGGCTCTCGAAGCTAGACCACTGCATtatctgtttctgttggatGTGTCGGTAAAGGCGGCAACGACATTTCTGTCTGACTATGTGGATGCTTTACTCCGCTCACTTCACGAGATGGCAGTTCAGTATCCCGAGTGCCGCGTTGCCTTTATCACGTACGCATCAACGCTTCACTTCTATAATGTCCGTCACCCTCGCATGCCCCAAATGATTGTTTCAGACGTGTGCAACCCGTTCGTACCCCTTCCCTTCACGAGTCTCTGCTGGCTTACACTCGGCACTGAGTTAGACTTGGTGGATGCGTTCTTGTTGCGTGTACCGGAGTATGCGAGTGACCTCCGTGAGACCGGCTGCGTGCTGGGTGCTGCGGTGGAGGTGGCAAAACTCGTGTTGTCCGGGCAGCATGGTGGTCGCGTTATTATAACCGCGCATAAGGCACCACAAAATGGGATCGGCGCTATCAAACCGCGCGAGCAGCATGTCCTATACGgaacggaaaaggaaaaggaactgCTGCGCCCGCTAGACGGATACTGGCAGACGATTGCAACCACGTGTGCAAAGGAGCAGATTTCACTTGATTTGCACATGTTCGCTGATGAATATTGCGAATTGGTGACCCTCTCACATCCCTGCCACGTCACAAACGGCCGTGTACATCTCTTCTCCAACTACGATAGTCAAACTGACGCCGTTGAACTGCAGGCTGTGCTTGATCAGGCGCTGTTAGAGGAGGCCGGTTATGCTGGTATACTGCGTGTTCGCTGCAGCACCGGTCTGCGTGTTCAGAGGTATCATGGACATTTCTTCTCCCAAGACAAGCACGATATGGATCTTGTTCACGTTCAgggctcctcctccttttatGTTGAATTTGCGCATGAGTCGAAGCCTGATAGCAGTTCTGCCGCATACTTTCAAACCGCGTTACTGTACACCACGCGTAGGGGCAATCGTCGGGTGCGCGTTCACTCAGTGCGAATACCGATAGCTTCGTCTATTTCATCAATTTTCGATGGAGACACTGTGGCAGTCCTGATGGCATACATACACCAGGTTATTTCTAATTCGGTGAACAAGGGGTTGAAATACGCTAGGGAACAGATGCATCAGCAACTGTTACAACTGTTAACTAGCTACCGCCGTGTTGTTTCACAGAAATCCACATCGGTGCTGCTTATGCCTGGTAGCCTCCGTCTTATGCCACTCTACACGCTGTGTGTCCTGAAATCCGATGCAATTGCCGAGGGTACTACTGTTCGTATCGACGACCGGGTGCAGAAACTCTTTCACTTACTTACTGTTCCCACTCATCAATGCCTTTCGTACTTTTACCCCACCCTTTACGCCATGCATTCGTCGATGGAGGAAACGTTCTGTGGGGCGATAAACCCCGAGACCGGTGACTGCGTTATGCCACCGCGGAAACGACTGTTCTACGAAAGTATTACAACTGACGGTGTGTACATTCTTTGTGATGAGCAGGCACGGTCGGTGTACTTGTGGGTTGGCTCTGCTGTGACGCCTGAGATATCTTTGGAGTTGTTCGGAACGGCGAATTCAGCAGAGGTGGGGCGCAGCGTATTCTTCGATCACTTTGGGGAGCGGCTGCGGAACGTACTGTGGGCTTGCCTGAATCGTGATGGACGCATGCGGCGTTTGGTGATTTTGCATCAGAAGGACCGGGGTGAGGAAGCTTTCTTTAAGCaactgaaggaagaaggtgaaggaggaacGATGAGTTACGACCAACTACTGTTGAAACTGCACAAAGCGGTGGGCGAGTTGGCGTTATGA
- a CDS encoding serine/threonine-protein phosphatase, putative, whose protein sequence is MPATTSIPPVTAPGTGGEASSFNVDELIQYVLQGKPLSEPQVARLCQKAREVLEKEENVHTVRAPVTVCGDIHGQFHDLLELLKIGGLPPDTNYLFMGDYVDRGYYSVETVTLLLLFKIRYPERVQILRGNHESRQITQVYGFYDECVRKYGSANVWKLLTDLFDYLPLAAVVENEIFCLHGGLSPTLDSLAHIRSLERVQEVPHEGPMCDLLWSDPEDKDGWGISPRGAGFTFGADITEQFCHNNGLKTIARAHQLVAEGYSWAHSDKLVTIFSAPNYCYRCGNLAGLLELDEHMNKCFFQFDPAPRRGEAQVSKKTPDYFL, encoded by the coding sequence ATGCCTGCGACTACCTCAATTCCACCGGTGACGGCTCCGGGGACCGGTGGGGAGGCGAGCAGTTTTAATGTGGATGAACTGATTCAATACGTGTTGCAGGGGAAACCTCTCAGTGAGCCGCAAGTGGCCCGACTCTGTCAGAAGGCGCGAGAGGTtctggagaaggaggagaatgTACACACCGTCCGTGCACCCGTCACGGTGTGCGGCGATATTCACGGCCAGTTTCACGACTTGCTGGAACTTCTGAAGATTGGTGGACTTCCGCCGGACACTAATTACCTTTTCATGGGCGATTATGTCGATCGTGGGTACTACAGTGTTGAGACAGTAACTTTGTTACTCCTCTTCAAGATCCGTTATCCGGAGCGCGTTCAGATATTGCGTGGAAATCACGAATCACGTCAGATCACCCAAGTTTACGGCTTTTACGATGAGTGCGTCCGAAAGTATGGCAGTGCAAACGTCTGGAAGTTGTTAACGGATCTCTTCGATTATTTGCCTCTTGCTGCTGTCGTTGAGAATGAGATTTTTTGCCTGCACGGTGGCCTTTCGCCAACACTTGATAGTCTTGCCCACATTCGCAGTTTAGAACGTGTTCAAGAGGTGCCACACGAGGGGCCAATGTGCGACTTACTGTGGAGCGACCCAGAGGACAAGGACGGTTGGGGTATCAGCCCTCGCGGCGCCGGTTTCACTTTTGGTGCCGATATTACAGAACAATTTTGTCATAATAACGGTTTGAAAACAATTGCTCGTGCGCATCAGCTTGTGGCTGAAGGGTACAGTTGGGCACATAGCGACAAACTCGTAACAATATTTAGTGCTCCAAATTATTGCTACCGTTGTGGCAACCTTGCGGGTCTGCTGGAATTGGACGAGCATATGAACAAATGCTTCTTCCAGTTTGATCCCGCACCACGCCGTGGTGAGGCACAGGTGTCAAAAAAGACACCTGACTACTTTTtgtga
- a CDS encoding DNA-directed RNA polymerase subunit, putative — protein MLIPVRCYSCGKVVGHLYELYQELLNQDHTEAEALNALRLSRMCCRRMILSHIDLADDLLPYSVPVVGSMPLINPVQGPVPRRQ, from the coding sequence aTGCTGATTCCAGTCCGTTGCTATTCATGCGGAAAAGTGGTTGGGCACCTTTACGAACTATACCAGGAACTGCTCAACCAAGACCACACGGAAGCTGAGGCTCTGAACGCACTTCGGTTgagccgcatgtgttgccgtCGTATGATTCTTTCTCATATTGATCTCGCAGACGATTTACTGCCGTACAGTGTGCCAGTGGTTGGTTCAATGCCGCTAATAAACCCGGTTCAAGGACCGGTGCCACGCCGGCAGTAA